From a single Nostoc edaphicum CCNP1411 genomic region:
- a CDS encoding UbiD family decarboxylase, with protein sequence MARDLRGFIKILEERGQLRRISALVDPDLEIAEISNRMLQKGGPGLLFENVKGASFPVAVNLMGTVERICWAMNMQHPEELETLGKKLSMLQQPKPPKKISQAIDFGKVLFDVVKAKPGRDFFPACQQVVLQGNDLDLNKLPLIRPYIGDAGKIITLGLVITKDCETGTPNVGVYRLQLQSKNTMTVHWLSVRGGARHLRKAAERGKKLEVAIALGVDPLIIMAAATPIPVDLSEWLFAGLYGGSGVQLAKCKTVDLEVPADSEFVLEGTITPGEVLPDGPFGDHMGYYGGVEDSPLVRFECMTHRKNPIYLTTFSGRPPKEEAMMAIALNRIYTPILRQQVSEIVDFFLPMEALSYKAAIISIDKAYPGQARRAALAFWSALPQFTYTKFVIVVDKDINIRDPRQVVWAISSKVDPVRDVFILPNTPFDTLDFASEKIGLGGRMGIDATTKIPPETDHEWGSPLESDPEVAAMVERRWAEYGLAELQLGEVDPNLFGYDMR encoded by the coding sequence ATGGCGAGAGACTTACGGGGATTCATTAAAATTTTGGAAGAAAGAGGACAATTAAGGCGAATTTCAGCTTTAGTTGACCCAGATTTAGAAATTGCTGAGATTTCCAACCGGATGCTGCAAAAAGGTGGCCCAGGGTTGTTGTTTGAAAACGTCAAAGGCGCTTCTTTCCCGGTGGCGGTGAATTTGATGGGAACTGTGGAAAGGATTTGCTGGGCGATGAATATGCAGCATCCAGAGGAATTGGAAACTCTGGGGAAAAAACTCAGTATGCTGCAACAGCCAAAACCGCCGAAGAAGATTTCCCAGGCGATAGATTTTGGAAAAGTATTGTTTGACGTGGTAAAGGCGAAACCAGGACGGGATTTTTTCCCTGCTTGTCAGCAAGTTGTACTTCAAGGTAATGATTTAGATTTAAACAAGTTGCCTTTGATACGTCCTTATATTGGTGATGCTGGCAAGATTATCACGCTGGGATTGGTAATTACCAAGGATTGTGAGACGGGGACACCAAATGTAGGTGTGTATCGTTTACAACTGCAATCCAAGAATACGATGACCGTTCACTGGTTATCGGTGCGGGGTGGGGCCAGGCATTTGCGAAAAGCGGCCGAACGTGGGAAGAAATTAGAAGTTGCGATCGCACTTGGTGTTGATCCTCTAATTATTATGGCAGCTGCCACACCCATCCCTGTAGATTTATCAGAATGGCTGTTCGCTGGACTGTACGGCGGTTCTGGTGTGCAGTTGGCGAAATGTAAAACCGTCGATTTGGAAGTTCCCGCAGATTCAGAATTTGTCTTAGAAGGGACGATTACACCAGGGGAAGTTTTACCCGATGGGCCTTTTGGCGACCACATGGGTTATTACGGCGGCGTGGAAGATTCGCCGTTGGTACGCTTTGAGTGTATGACGCACCGGAAAAATCCGATTTACTTAACAACATTTAGCGGCCGTCCACCTAAAGAAGAAGCGATGATGGCGATCGCACTAAATCGCATTTATACGCCCATACTGCGGCAACAAGTATCAGAAATTGTCGATTTCTTCCTCCCAATGGAAGCTTTGAGTTACAAAGCGGCGATTATTTCCATAGATAAAGCATATCCGGGACAAGCGCGACGAGCAGCTTTAGCGTTTTGGAGTGCTTTACCACAATTTACATACACAAAATTTGTAATTGTTGTGGATAAAGACATAAATATTCGTGATCCGCGTCAAGTTGTGTGGGCGATTAGTTCCAAAGTTGACCCAGTGCGGGATGTCTTTATTCTGCCAAATACACCTTTTGATACCTTGGATTTTGCCAGTGAAAAGATTGGCTTAGGTGGACGTATGGGAATTGATGCAACTACAAAAATTCCGCCAGAAACAGACCATGAATGGGGTTCACCTTTGGAATCTGACCCAGAGGTGGCGGCGATGGTAGAGAGACGATGGGCAGAGTATGGTTTAGCAGAGTTGCAGTTAGGAGAAGTAGACCCGAATTTGTTTGGCTACGATATGAGATAA
- a CDS encoding carbonic anhydrase has translation MSRINGFVGRRDFLKFASVVGIAATAFGDSFWNSEQTAVADIHPVNPNPISPNEAIRRLLDGNQRFIQQKRQYPAQSLERLRLVAKAQYPFAAILGCADSRVPAEIVFDQGLGDLFVVRVAGNVVSDTVIGSLEYSTTVLGSQLIVVLGHKRCGAVAEAIKNEPLPGRIGLIIESIKPSVERVKFRTGDNMQDAVIANIQYQTEKLQESSTILAKLLREDKLKIVGACYDIDTGKVNIIT, from the coding sequence ATGAGTCGAATTAATGGATTTGTAGGGCGACGTGATTTCTTAAAATTTGCAAGTGTAGTAGGTATTGCGGCTACTGCTTTTGGTGATAGCTTTTGGAATTCAGAGCAAACTGCTGTTGCTGATATTCACCCAGTTAACCCTAATCCAATCAGTCCGAATGAAGCCATCAGACGTTTACTGGATGGTAATCAAAGATTTATCCAGCAAAAACGTCAATATCCCGCTCAATCACTAGAACGTCTACGATTAGTTGCTAAAGCTCAGTATCCGTTTGCCGCTATATTAGGCTGTGCAGATTCTAGAGTACCTGCGGAAATCGTTTTTGATCAAGGACTTGGAGATTTATTTGTCGTGCGAGTTGCTGGTAATGTCGTCAGTGACACGGTTATAGGTAGTCTGGAATACTCTACAACCGTATTGGGTTCGCAGTTAATTGTAGTTTTGGGTCATAAAAGATGTGGTGCAGTAGCAGAAGCAATCAAGAACGAACCACTTCCTGGCAGAATTGGTTTAATTATTGAGAGCATTAAACCATCTGTAGAAAGAGTAAAGTTCAGAACTGGTGATAATATGCAAGATGCGGTTATAGCTAACATTCAGTATCAGACTGAAAAATTGCAGGAAAGCTCAACTATTTTAGCTAAATTGCTTCGTGAAGATAAACTAAAAATTGTTGGCGCTTGTTACGACATTGACACTGGTAAAGTCAACATTATTACTTGA
- a CDS encoding ABC transporter ATP-binding protein, which produces MTNDYLLDVQNVHAGYIKDVDILQGVNFQVAAGELVTVIGPNGAGKSTLAKAIFGLLIPHTGTITFKGENIVGLKSNQIVQRGMCYVPQIANVFPSLSVEENLEMGAFVLNVPLKPIKDKIFTMFPRLSDRRRQRAGTLSGGERQMLAMGKALMLEPSLLILDEPSAALSPILVTQVFEQIKQINQAGTAIVLVEQNARKALEMANRGYVLESGRDAISGPGEELLNDPKVGELYLGAGKRH; this is translated from the coding sequence ATGACAAATGACTATTTACTAGACGTTCAAAATGTCCACGCTGGATACATCAAAGATGTGGATATCCTGCAAGGTGTGAATTTCCAGGTTGCAGCAGGAGAATTGGTGACAGTGATTGGCCCCAACGGTGCGGGTAAATCTACTTTGGCAAAAGCAATTTTTGGACTTTTGATCCCCCACACAGGCACAATTACCTTCAAAGGTGAAAATATCGTGGGGCTAAAGTCCAATCAAATTGTCCAACGAGGAATGTGTTATGTACCGCAAATAGCCAATGTCTTTCCCTCTCTCAGTGTTGAAGAGAACTTGGAGATGGGTGCTTTTGTGCTTAACGTTCCTTTGAAACCAATTAAAGATAAAATATTTACTATGTTTCCCAGACTAAGCGATCGCCGTCGTCAACGCGCTGGTACTCTCTCTGGAGGAGAACGCCAGATGCTAGCGATGGGAAAAGCTTTAATGTTGGAGCCTAGCTTACTGATTTTGGATGAACCATCTGCTGCTTTGTCCCCCATCTTGGTGACACAAGTGTTTGAGCAGATTAAACAAATTAATCAGGCGGGTACTGCGATCGTATTAGTAGAACAAAATGCCCGTAAAGCTTTAGAGATGGCTAATCGTGGATATGTATTAGAGTCGGGACGTGATGCGATCTCCGGCCCTGGTGAAGAATTGTTGAATGACCCGAAAGTGGGTGAGCTATATCTAGGAGCGGGTAAGAGACATTAA
- a CDS encoding indolepyruvate ferredoxin oxidoreductase subunit alpha, producing the protein MPHTIVTEVCEGVADCVDACPVACIHDGPGKNAKGTDWYWIDFATCIDCGICLQVCPVEGAILAEERPELQKTP; encoded by the coding sequence ATGCCGCACACGATTGTTACAGAAGTCTGTGAAGGCGTCGCTGACTGCGTAGATGCCTGTCCAGTAGCTTGTATTCATGATGGCCCAGGCAAAAATGCCAAGGGAACTGATTGGTACTGGATTGACTTTGCCACTTGCATCGACTGTGGTATATGTCTCCAAGTTTGCCCTGTGGAAGGGGCAATTCTTGCAGAAGAACGACCGGAGTTGCAAAAAACTCCGTAA
- a CDS encoding DUF6887 family protein: MSQPKRNFEQMTMKDLREYILAHRDDEDAIHAMAIRLRNQGKTGTFEEFLEHVKEQTLED, from the coding sequence ATGAGTCAACCGAAGCGGAATTTTGAACAAATGACCATGAAAGACCTAAGAGAGTACATATTGGCTCATAGAGACGACGAGGATGCTATTCATGCGATGGCTATACGTCTTCGCAATCAGGGGAAAACAGGTACATTTGAAGAGTTTTTAGAACACGTCAAAGAGCAAACTCTTGAGGATTAG
- a CDS encoding ATP phosphoribosyltransferase regulatory subunit translates to MVYQPAAGARDLLPLDVEKKRWIEDRLQQVFHRWGYHRIITSTLERMDTLMAGEAIQRQMVIQLQQNGEDDELGLRPELTASIARTVVTRMAGVTYPQRLYYNANVFRRTWESRHNRQQEFYQAGVELLGTGGLLANAEVLLLVADCLAALGLQGWHLILGEAGITRSLLSAFPANLQDQVRSAIAHLDRITIDTLPLSDKLRDRARIIMDLRGPSADVLQKVSSLDLDEEQREAVNNLKSLVELLESEKNFPLILDLSLIQTIDYYTGIVFEVVNDTESKARVLGRGGRYDQLLGLYHPQGENIPGIGFGLSIEDLYQVLLSTQQLPQSTPASDWLVAPETASANAFAFAYAQKLRDSTDLVRVEIDLGGRDAEAIRQYARDRSIAQIAWIKADGSPKIEPLR, encoded by the coding sequence ATGGTGTATCAACCAGCAGCGGGAGCCAGGGATTTATTGCCCTTGGATGTGGAGAAAAAACGCTGGATTGAAGATCGGTTACAGCAAGTGTTTCACCGTTGGGGATATCACAGGATTATCACCTCAACTTTAGAGCGCATGGATACCCTGATGGCGGGGGAAGCAATCCAGCGTCAAATGGTCATTCAACTACAACAAAATGGCGAAGATGATGAATTAGGGTTACGTCCAGAATTAACAGCATCTATTGCTCGTACTGTTGTGACTCGGATGGCAGGTGTCACTTATCCGCAACGGTTGTATTACAACGCCAATGTGTTTCGCCGCACTTGGGAAAGTAGACACAATCGCCAACAGGAGTTTTATCAAGCTGGGGTGGAGTTGTTAGGTACTGGCGGATTGCTGGCGAATGCCGAAGTACTACTGTTAGTAGCAGATTGTTTGGCAGCATTGGGTTTGCAGGGATGGCATTTAATTTTAGGTGAGGCGGGAATTACCCGATCGCTCCTGAGTGCCTTTCCTGCTAATCTACAAGATCAAGTTCGCAGTGCGATCGCTCATCTTGACCGCATTACTATAGATACTTTACCCCTGAGTGACAAACTACGCGATCGCGCCCGAATCATCATGGATTTGCGCGGGCCAAGTGCAGACGTGTTGCAAAAAGTTAGTAGTTTGGATCTAGATGAAGAACAGCGAGAGGCAGTAAATAACCTCAAATCCCTAGTAGAATTACTAGAATCAGAGAAAAATTTTCCGTTAATCCTAGACCTCAGCCTCATCCAGACCATAGATTACTACACTGGCATCGTCTTTGAAGTTGTCAATGATACTGAATCCAAAGCCAGAGTTTTAGGGCGGGGTGGTCGCTATGACCAGCTTTTGGGGCTATATCATCCCCAAGGAGAAAACATACCTGGTATTGGCTTTGGACTCAGCATCGAAGATTTATACCAAGTTTTGTTATCTACTCAGCAATTACCACAGTCAACCCCAGCGAGTGACTGGTTGGTAGCACCAGAGACGGCCAGTGCTAACGCCTTTGCTTTTGCCTACGCGCAAAAACTCAGAGATTCTACTGATTTAGTGCGGGTAGAAATTGATTTGGGGGGAAGGGATGCAGAGGCTATTCGCCAATACGCACGCGATCGCAGCATAGCCCAAATTGCCTGGATCAAAGCTGATGGTTCACCAAAAATAGAACCATTGCGTTAG
- a CDS encoding J domain-containing protein, with the protein MSFKIDRGLFKYDFIDHHAILCVPVDADVKEIRKRYLQVARRLHPDSSFTESAEQKQLGNEFLSKLVNPAYEKLCGDRTRTEYILILSQIGKRLVQESTSVTLNTDLARQLVEAANLDHFYKSAIAKLAQTQYDSLEQVLQVIAQVSELNLVYLMRSAAKSSAAPPPPAQPKVVQSGTPQQNTPKNTPPAPPKEDSVVEQYVRRAQSLIDKNQFASAKVELQEALKLEPKNSRCHSLIAMVYLKQNQLKMAKIHFDNALKLDPNDETALQWKPKIDKALGQQPSDHKVTSSPNNGDKQPDKSGSGGLFGGLFGGKKK; encoded by the coding sequence ATGTCTTTCAAAATAGATCGTGGACTATTTAAATATGATTTCATAGATCATCACGCAATATTGTGCGTTCCAGTTGATGCGGATGTTAAAGAGATTCGCAAACGCTATCTCCAAGTCGCCCGCCGCTTACACCCGGATAGTAGTTTTACTGAAAGTGCTGAACAAAAACAGCTAGGTAACGAATTTTTATCAAAGCTGGTTAACCCTGCTTACGAAAAACTTTGTGGCGATCGCACTCGCACGGAATATATTTTAATTTTGTCGCAAATTGGCAAGCGCCTGGTACAAGAATCTACTTCGGTAACTTTAAACACCGACTTGGCTAGACAGTTAGTTGAGGCGGCTAATCTCGATCATTTCTATAAAAGTGCGATCGCGAAACTAGCCCAAACTCAATATGATTCTTTAGAGCAAGTGCTGCAAGTTATTGCCCAAGTTAGTGAGTTGAACTTAGTGTATTTAATGCGGAGTGCGGCTAAATCATCCGCAGCGCCGCCGCCACCTGCTCAACCCAAAGTCGTCCAATCAGGTACGCCTCAGCAAAATACACCAAAAAACACACCACCAGCGCCACCAAAAGAAGACTCGGTTGTAGAACAGTATGTTCGTCGCGCTCAATCTTTGATTGATAAAAACCAATTTGCCTCAGCCAAAGTAGAGTTGCAAGAAGCCCTAAAGCTAGAACCTAAAAATAGCCGCTGTCATAGCTTAATTGCAATGGTGTATTTGAAGCAAAATCAGCTAAAAATGGCAAAAATCCATTTTGACAATGCTCTAAAATTAGACCCCAATGACGAAACAGCTCTGCAATGGAAACCTAAAATAGATAAAGCTCTAGGACAACAACCTAGTGATCATAAGGTGACTTCATCCCCCAATAATGGAGATAAGCAACCAGATAAATCTGGTAGTGGTGGTTTGTTCGGTGGTTTGTTTGGTGGGAAGAAAAAATAA
- a CDS encoding inositol monophosphatase family protein: protein MTNLQIFLDIATEAALAAGAILQDYLGKLEDAIIEKGRPGDLVTAADKASEELILEILRRHFPQHSILAEESGKFGNQENEYLWAIDPLDGTTNYAHQYPFFAVSIGLLINGVPQVGVIFDPFHNELFSAAAGLGATRNHRPIKVSKTSELNKSLLVTGFAYDRRETSDNNYAEFSHLTHLTQGVRRSGSASLDLAYVACGRVDGYWERGLSPWDIAAGIILVQESGGKVTAYDGTPVKIESGRVLATNSYIHDSLSSELLQVPPLSAWV, encoded by the coding sequence ATGACAAATCTACAAATTTTTCTAGATATTGCGACAGAAGCGGCCTTGGCTGCTGGTGCTATTTTACAAGATTACTTGGGTAAGTTAGAAGACGCAATTATTGAAAAAGGACGCCCTGGTGATTTAGTCACCGCTGCTGATAAAGCCTCAGAAGAGTTGATTTTAGAAATTTTGCGTCGTCACTTTCCCCAGCACTCTATCCTCGCTGAAGAATCAGGGAAATTTGGTAATCAAGAGAATGAATACCTCTGGGCAATAGATCCTTTAGATGGCACAACTAACTATGCTCATCAATACCCATTTTTTGCTGTTTCCATCGGGCTATTAATTAATGGCGTTCCACAAGTTGGTGTAATTTTTGACCCATTTCACAATGAGTTATTTAGTGCTGCTGCTGGCTTAGGAGCAACGCGTAACCATCGTCCCATAAAAGTTTCAAAAACATCTGAACTGAATAAAAGCCTACTAGTAACAGGATTTGCTTATGATCGCCGCGAAACCTCTGATAACAACTACGCAGAATTTAGTCACCTCACCCATCTTACCCAAGGTGTCAGACGTAGCGGTTCTGCATCGCTAGATTTGGCTTATGTCGCCTGTGGGCGTGTCGATGGTTACTGGGAACGGGGACTTTCTCCTTGGGATATTGCCGCCGGGATAATTTTGGTACAAGAATCTGGAGGCAAAGTCACCGCCTACGATGGTACTCCCGTCAAAATTGAGTCAGGTAGAGTTCTCGCTACAAATAGTTATATTCACGACTCCCTCAGTAGCGAACTTTTACAAGTTCCGCCACTGTCAGCATGGGTGTAG
- a CDS encoding thermonuclease family protein encodes MVVSLGEWVRKIVILACLLLLVSCQAKNQLLNSEAQVKVARVVSGQSLEVLGMAEQPNLISQVRLVGVDAPDLRQRPWGEAAKEQLENLIGGAEQSVTLEFDLEAKDKIGRTLAYVWKNKVLLNEELVKQGNAMFVGRSPNHKYDQRLERAQQWARLMGQGIWKPEKPMRLTPAEFRRQNL; translated from the coding sequence ATGGTTGTAAGTCTTGGTGAGTGGGTGCGAAAAATAGTGATTTTGGCTTGTTTATTGCTCTTGGTGAGTTGCCAAGCTAAAAACCAACTGCTGAACAGTGAAGCCCAGGTGAAAGTAGCGCGGGTAGTTAGTGGGCAAAGCTTGGAAGTTTTAGGCATGGCTGAACAACCAAATTTGATTTCCCAAGTGCGGTTAGTAGGTGTTGATGCACCAGATTTGCGACAGCGCCCTTGGGGGGAAGCAGCAAAAGAACAGTTAGAGAATCTAATTGGTGGTGCAGAACAGTCGGTAACGCTGGAGTTCGATTTAGAAGCAAAAGACAAAATCGGGCGAACTCTAGCTTATGTGTGGAAAAATAAGGTGTTATTGAATGAAGAATTAGTCAAACAAGGGAATGCGATGTTTGTAGGGCGATCGCCTAACCACAAATATGACCAACGTTTAGAACGTGCCCAACAATGGGCTAGACTCATGGGGCAAGGAATCTGGAAACCAGAAAAACCCATGCGCCTCACTCCCGCTGAGTTTCGCCGCCAAAATCTTTAA
- a CDS encoding 2Fe-2S iron-sulfur cluster-binding protein produces the protein MSRTYTIRVRDRATGKTYTLQVPEDRYILHTGEKQGVELPFSCRNGACTACAVRVLSGEIYQPEAIGLSPDLRRQGYALLCVSYPRSDLEVETQDEDEVYELQFGRYFARGKIKAGLPLDEE, from the coding sequence ATGTCCCGTACATACACAATTAGAGTTCGCGATCGCGCCACTGGCAAAACATACACCTTACAAGTACCTGAAGACCGCTACATCCTGCACACTGGCGAAAAACAAGGAGTGGAACTCCCGTTTTCCTGCCGCAACGGGGCTTGCACCGCTTGTGCTGTAAGAGTTTTGTCAGGAGAAATTTATCAACCAGAGGCGATCGGATTGTCGCCAGATTTACGTCGGCAAGGTTATGCCTTGTTGTGTGTGAGTTATCCCCGTTCTGACTTGGAAGTGGAGACACAAGACGAAGATGAAGTCTACGAACTCCAGTTTGGACGCTATTTTGCTAGGGGGAAAATTAAAGCGGGTTTACCCTTAGATGAGGAATGA
- a CDS encoding RNA-guided endonuclease InsQ/TnpB family protein has product MTFRLYPNEQIEQSLRYHRKLHKDLYNAAVNNRFTQYQKFNHKVDYFEQQNCLPAFKDVWIEYKEINSQALQATLKRVDFAFERWFIGLGKRPKFKSIRHYSGWSYPAKSGYSVESSGENGYLILSKIGRIQMRGQAKYWGKPTTCTIVYRNGKWYASITVEILDQVLKPEILPILKPAPNVDTNTRKHSIFEYMSAVFVAIVRIEISLLPK; this is encoded by the coding sequence ATGACTTTTCGGTTATACCCAAATGAGCAGATAGAGCAGTCTTTGAGATATCACCGAAAGTTGCACAAAGACCTCTACAACGCCGCAGTCAATAACAGATTCACGCAATATCAAAAATTCAACCACAAGGTTGATTATTTTGAGCAGCAAAATTGCTTACCAGCGTTCAAAGACGTTTGGATTGAGTACAAAGAAATTAATTCTCAGGCATTGCAAGCAACTCTTAAGCGTGTTGACTTTGCTTTTGAGCGCTGGTTCATAGGGCTAGGTAAACGTCCAAAGTTCAAATCAATTCGCCATTACTCAGGGTGGAGTTATCCGGCTAAAAGTGGGTACTCTGTTGAGTCAAGTGGCGAGAATGGTTATCTGATTTTGTCTAAGATTGGACGTATTCAGATGCGTGGTCAGGCTAAGTATTGGGGTAAACCAACTACTTGCACTATTGTTTATCGCAATGGGAAATGGTACGCATCTATTACAGTTGAAATTTTAGATCAAGTTCTCAAGCCAGAAATTTTGCCTATTCTCAAACCTGCCCCAAATGTGGACACCAACACAAGAAAACACTCAATATTCGAGTACATGAGTGCTGTGTTTGTAGCTATCGTCAGGATAGAGATATCGCTGCTGCCGAAGTAA
- a CDS encoding DUF1622 domain-containing protein — protein sequence MEAFVTNLTTVLATAVDIFTGIIIGIAVLEAVIKILVFLFSRRKKLNDAKEEIRLGLGMWLALSLEFSLAADILRSTIAPTWDEIGKLAAIIALRTILNFFLAKEIEQAKTKKNNIKDESF from the coding sequence ATGGAAGCTTTCGTCACGAATTTGACGACTGTACTTGCGACAGCAGTTGATATCTTCACTGGCATTATCATTGGTATCGCTGTTTTGGAAGCCGTAATCAAAATCCTAGTTTTTTTATTTAGCCGCCGTAAAAAGCTGAACGATGCTAAAGAGGAAATTCGCTTAGGGTTAGGTATGTGGCTGGCTCTTTCCCTTGAGTTTTCACTGGCTGCTGACATTTTACGTAGTACGATCGCTCCAACTTGGGATGAGATTGGTAAACTTGCTGCCATCATTGCACTACGAACTATTCTGAATTTCTTTTTGGCAAAAGAAATTGAGCAAGCAAAGACTAAAAAGAACAATATCAAGGATGAATCTTTTTAA
- a CDS encoding DUF1622 domain-containing protein: MNLFNFSVWAAIIQLLGSLAIAGYVIAAIFSLVIRCNVYQARLIVAEGVLTSLSFMVAATLLKTINLQTWRQILVFSVILSLRIFLKKLFTWEKMQILTIKSHV; encoded by the coding sequence ATGAATCTTTTTAATTTCTCTGTATGGGCAGCAATCATCCAGTTGTTAGGTTCTTTAGCGATCGCTGGTTATGTCATCGCTGCAATCTTTTCTCTAGTTATCAGGTGTAATGTTTACCAGGCAAGGCTTATAGTCGCAGAGGGAGTGCTCACAAGTTTGAGCTTTATGGTTGCAGCAACTTTGTTAAAGACCATTAACCTGCAAACTTGGAGACAAATTCTGGTCTTTAGCGTTATCCTATCACTCCGCATCTTTCTTAAGAAGTTATTTACTTGGGAGAAAATGCAAATTTTGACAATTAAATCTCACGTTTAA
- a CDS encoding class I fructose-bisphosphate aldolase, producing MTTTLIEANSIESLLGKEAEDLLTYKAKVSRDLLHLPGPDFVDRIWLNSDRNPQVLRNLQLLYSTGRLANTGYLSILPVDQGIEHSAGASFAPNPIYFDPENIVKLAIASGCNAVATTLGTLGIVSRKYAHKIPFIVKINHNELLTFPNQFDQVLFADVEQAWNLGAAAVGATIYFGSENSTRQIKEISQAFKRAHELGMVTILWCYLRNNAFKQDKDYHLAADLTGQANHLGVTIEADIIKQKLPETNNGYGAVAKASGKSYGKTDERVYTELTTDHPIDLTRYQVLNCYSGRVGLINSGGATGKNDFAEAVRTAVINKRAGGSGLISGRKTFQRPFEEGVKLFHTIQDVYLSPDVTIA from the coding sequence ATGACTACAACGCTCATAGAGGCTAATTCTATCGAGTCATTGCTAGGTAAAGAGGCAGAAGACCTGCTTACCTACAAAGCAAAAGTTTCTCGTGATTTACTACATTTGCCAGGGCCAGATTTTGTAGATCGAATCTGGCTCAACAGCGATCGCAACCCTCAAGTATTGCGTAATCTCCAGCTACTTTATTCTACTGGTCGTCTGGCAAACACAGGTTATTTGTCTATTTTACCAGTAGACCAAGGGATTGAACACTCAGCAGGTGCGTCTTTTGCACCCAATCCGATTTACTTTGACCCAGAAAATATTGTCAAGCTAGCGATCGCTTCAGGTTGCAATGCTGTTGCTACTACTTTAGGGACATTAGGCATAGTTTCGCGCAAATATGCCCACAAAATTCCCTTTATTGTCAAAATCAATCACAACGAATTGCTGACTTTCCCCAATCAATTTGACCAAGTATTGTTTGCTGATGTGGAACAAGCTTGGAATTTGGGGGCAGCCGCCGTAGGTGCGACAATTTACTTTGGTTCCGAGAATTCTACCAGACAAATCAAAGAAATCAGCCAAGCTTTTAAACGCGCCCATGAACTAGGGATGGTTACTATTCTCTGGTGCTATCTGCGGAATAACGCCTTTAAACAAGATAAAGATTACCACCTTGCAGCCGACCTCACCGGGCAGGCGAATCATTTGGGTGTAACCATTGAAGCCGACATCATCAAACAAAAATTACCCGAAACTAACAATGGTTACGGTGCAGTTGCCAAAGCCAGTGGTAAGAGTTACGGCAAAACCGATGAGCGGGTTTACACAGAATTAACAACTGATCACCCAATTGATTTAACTCGTTACCAAGTGCTGAATTGCTACTCTGGGCGTGTGGGGCTGATTAATTCTGGTGGCGCAACTGGGAAAAATGACTTCGCCGAAGCCGTTCGCACTGCTGTAATTAACAAACGGGCTGGTGGTTCAGGATTAATTTCTGGGCGGAAGACCTTTCAGCGTCCCTTTGAAGAAGGCGTGAAGCTATTTCACACCATTCAAGATGTTTATTTGTCGCCGGATGTGACGATAGCTTAG